One bacterium genomic window carries:
- a CDS encoding RAMP superfamily CRISPR-associated protein gives MKLNFQLEIRSDYHIGAGHGVGAVVDSALQRDHDRVPVLRGTTIAGLLRDGMWRLLQMPPLEKYFEEHCKSENGRREAKRSEAVAYCADLEKCPLCRILGSPSQPKNWHISSARPGNVVKPLDAKSSRWRAGQTGAQFAARVRVSPRTRRTEGSKLFMQEEGDHRLLFHFNVTFARDDEAARKDAALLFAAARMVRRLGSARRRGRGQCVIHVIDDAGHVDKTAEQKLFADFKKYWLEKEAVNLDESQRVWAPATGSGGPKRFRVIIRTDEPALIARRSEAGNMFDGVDYINGSTLWGALASAAAEKWRFSGRVDAGADAAFRDNQAYQAFRRLFLHGEVRISPCYPANKVLTNLGLMVPAPRDFLTCKVYKDLMPKSGDFPNNHHVEGYARQDEIPSECPICKGAGHDDVPMVPVEGYLPVRALPRGEEYFAPERRDELHPRLNPHTQRVSTGDLYGYVALESGQYFMGEILCQDENAWLALQALAEIPNVKTAFTLRLGKATRRGYGLVTVLLEEYSAVDQWRGMPMSARLKMPADGSPLTFTLTLLSDTILPDHWGRFRQTLDDAAWIEALLNDDKELCDDEKLFQLERDPESKLPKIIHAFCKAGAVDNFNNQLGLPRWRDLAIKVGSAVGFRIVPPIFQNEQEREQWRSKLQTRLEKIESEGLGLRRNEGFGMVVFNHPLYDHGDIEGTTWKIESEMKLAEPKAKPETEGHAVYAEYDAIGNWQRELRSDKDIESLISAECTNAFEIQKWQSVARWLWSSASRPISELHSEIEQFGKPELLTNVTREPKEHFSKKQTKDAIAHLQKRLKTLEAKAHAPVLRAKLVQMLADRLAECVEQKEKQS, from the coding sequence ATGAAGCTGAACTTTCAACTCGAAATTAGAAGTGATTATCACATCGGCGCAGGACACGGTGTCGGCGCAGTAGTCGATTCTGCATTGCAGCGTGACCACGACCGTGTGCCGGTATTGCGCGGCACAACTATAGCCGGGCTGTTGCGCGACGGCATGTGGCGTTTATTGCAAATGCCGCCGCTGGAAAAATATTTTGAGGAGCATTGCAAATCCGAGAATGGACGCCGTGAGGCGAAACGCAGCGAAGCCGTGGCGTATTGCGCGGATTTGGAAAAATGCCCGTTATGTCGCATCCTCGGCTCGCCCTCTCAACCAAAAAATTGGCACATCTCCTCCGCGCGCCCCGGCAACGTGGTGAAACCATTGGATGCAAAATCCTCCCGCTGGCGGGCAGGGCAGACCGGAGCGCAGTTTGCTGCCCGTGTGCGTGTCAGCCCGCGCACGCGCCGAACCGAAGGCAGTAAATTGTTCATGCAAGAAGAAGGCGATCATCGTTTGTTGTTCCACTTCAACGTGACGTTTGCGAGAGATGACGAAGCAGCTCGCAAGGATGCCGCTTTGTTGTTCGCCGCGGCGCGCATGGTGAGAAGATTGGGATCGGCTCGGCGTCGTGGCCGCGGCCAGTGTGTGATTCACGTGATCGATGACGCCGGCCATGTCGATAAAACCGCCGAGCAAAAGCTGTTCGCGGATTTTAAAAAGTATTGGCTGGAAAAAGAGGCTGTCAACCTCGATGAGTCTCAGCGGGTGTGGGCGCCGGCAACCGGCAGCGGCGGGCCTAAACGTTTTCGCGTCATCATCCGCACCGACGAGCCGGCGCTTATTGCGCGACGCTCGGAGGCCGGCAATATGTTTGACGGCGTGGATTATATCAATGGCTCGACTCTCTGGGGCGCATTGGCAAGCGCGGCTGCGGAAAAATGGCGGTTCAGCGGTCGCGTCGATGCCGGCGCCGACGCCGCGTTTCGCGACAACCAAGCTTATCAGGCCTTTCGTCGTTTGTTCTTGCACGGCGAGGTGCGCATTTCTCCCTGTTACCCTGCAAACAAAGTGCTCACGAATTTAGGTCTAATGGTTCCCGCGCCGCGCGATTTCTTGACCTGCAAAGTTTATAAAGACCTGATGCCAAAGTCAGGCGACTTTCCGAACAATCATCATGTCGAAGGCTATGCCCGACAAGATGAAATTCCTTCGGAGTGTCCAATCTGCAAGGGTGCTGGACATGACGATGTCCCCATGGTTCCGGTTGAAGGTTATCTGCCGGTGAGAGCCTTGCCGCGCGGCGAGGAATACTTTGCTCCTGAGCGTCGCGATGAGCTGCATCCGCGCCTCAATCCGCACACGCAGCGAGTGAGCACGGGCGATTTATATGGCTACGTCGCGCTCGAAAGCGGCCAGTATTTCATGGGAGAAATTCTTTGCCAGGATGAAAACGCTTGGCTCGCTTTGCAGGCGCTCGCGGAAATTCCGAATGTGAAAACAGCCTTCACCCTGCGCCTCGGCAAAGCCACGCGGCGAGGCTATGGTCTCGTCACCGTTTTGCTGGAAGAGTACTCCGCGGTGGATCAATGGCGTGGCATGCCCATGAGTGCGCGCCTGAAAATGCCGGCGGATGGCTCGCCTTTGACATTTACTTTGACTCTGCTCTCGGATACGATTCTGCCGGATCATTGGGGACGTTTCCGCCAAACGCTCGATGATGCAGCTTGGATTGAAGCGTTGCTCAATGACGATAAAGAGTTGTGCGATGACGAGAAATTGTTCCAACTGGAGCGCGATCCCGAGAGCAAGCTTCCCAAAATCATTCACGCTTTTTGCAAAGCCGGCGCGGTGGACAATTTCAACAATCAGCTTGGGCTGCCGCGTTGGCGCGACCTTGCCATTAAAGTGGGCTCCGCGGTCGGTTTCAGAATCGTTCCTCCCATTTTCCAAAATGAGCAGGAACGTGAACAGTGGCGGAGCAAATTGCAGACGCGTCTCGAGAAGATCGAAAGCGAAGGCCTCGGCCTACGACGCAACGAAGGCTTCGGCATGGTGGTTTTCAACCATCCGCTTTACGATCATGGCGACATCGAGGGGACCACATGGAAAATCGAAAGCGAAATGAAGCTGGCTGAGCCGAAAGCCAAACCGGAAACCGAAGGCCATGCGGTTTATGCGGAATATGATGCCATCGGCAATTGGCAGCGAGAGTTGCGCTCCGACAAGGATATTGAGAGTTTGATAAGCGCGGAATGCACCAATGCGTTTGAAATTCAAAAATGGCAATCGGTGGCGCGCTGGTTGTGGAGTTCCGCCAGCCGGCCGATCTCCGAATTGCATTCGGAGATTGAACAATTCGGCAAGCCGGAGTTGTTGACCAATGTCACACGCGAGCCGAAAGAGCATTTTTCCAAAAAGCAAACGAAAGACGCCATTGCACATCTGCAAAAAAGATTGAAGACGCTTGAAGCCAAAGCCCACGCGCCGGTGTTGCGCGCCAAGCTCGTGCAAATGCTGGCCGATCGTCTCGCGGAATGTGTGGAGCAAAAGGAGAAACAATCATGA
- a CDS encoding protein phosphatase 2C domain-containing protein, whose product MEILMAAATDRGTVREGNEDFFFYSKKKNLVIVCDGMGGHKAGETASRIAGETVRDIFLYPDLAEIARLGQDITDRLPVLALRLVLGARLANRRLFLMAEQDPALRGMGTTLAAVAFSDHSACAVHVGDSRIYRLTREKIQPITEDHSWINELLQDRDISAEEAHHFRKKNVLTRALGTHLSVKIDVQWFPLTSNTTFLLCTDGLHNALPEQEILKALAPREDTGLQKSVEQLVQRAKETNGSDNITAAAARVKKVPNKASPWGEAKMTIPNEPAKLLPLEDRFIKKQFRHAEVPAASPERKQRSPRRLLVAGALVLVLAASGFGVMRSFLGRQVEADAAAGNAGETHAGLLPASDANTREGITVVQLDSSLLDLPAPSAPARTARAVASQRASGAADSLQASERESNRAQAAAPPPAAGTGSARSPQAAGTAEAGDAANEPNAFPNLVERREENSATAQTTSLVPQAGGRIYLPGLNRPRYNGALLFVNEALIGPVRQVADVGFFLRPGQYTIAIKDSLGRIMHQRANIRVLEGDVKPLEFNRQN is encoded by the coding sequence ATGGAAATATTGATGGCGGCAGCGACCGATCGCGGCACGGTGCGTGAGGGCAACGAGGATTTCTTCTTCTATTCCAAAAAGAAGAATCTGGTCATCGTGTGCGACGGCATGGGCGGCCACAAAGCCGGCGAAACCGCCAGCCGCATTGCCGGCGAAACCGTGCGCGACATTTTCCTCTATCCCGACCTCGCCGAAATCGCGCGGCTGGGGCAGGACATCACCGACCGCCTGCCCGTGCTCGCGCTGCGGCTGGTGCTGGGCGCGCGCCTGGCCAACCGCCGCCTTTTTCTGATGGCGGAGCAGGATCCAGCGCTGCGCGGCATGGGCACGACGCTCGCCGCCGTGGCCTTCTCCGATCATTCCGCCTGCGCCGTGCATGTCGGCGACAGCCGCATCTACCGCCTCACGCGCGAGAAGATCCAGCCGATCACTGAAGATCACAGTTGGATCAATGAACTGTTGCAGGACCGGGACATCAGCGCGGAGGAGGCCCATCATTTCCGCAAGAAGAACGTCCTGACCCGCGCGCTCGGCACCCATCTCTCGGTCAAGATCGATGTGCAGTGGTTTCCGCTCACTTCGAACACCACCTTTCTCCTCTGCACCGACGGCCTGCACAATGCGCTGCCCGAGCAGGAGATTCTGAAAGCGCTCGCGCCGCGCGAAGATACCGGTCTGCAGAAGAGCGTCGAGCAACTGGTGCAGCGCGCCAAAGAAACCAACGGCTCCGACAACATCACCGCGGCCGCGGCCCGCGTGAAGAAAGTGCCGAACAAAGCCTCGCCCTGGGGCGAAGCGAAAATGACCATTCCCAACGAGCCGGCCAAGCTGTTGCCGCTGGAAGACCGCTTCATCAAAAAACAATTTCGCCACGCCGAGGTGCCGGCGGCCTCACCGGAACGGAAACAGCGCTCGCCGCGGCGACTGCTGGTGGCGGGCGCGCTGGTGCTGGTTTTGGCCGCCTCCGGTTTTGGCGTCATGCGCTCGTTTCTCGGGCGTCAGGTCGAGGCCGATGCCGCAGCCGGGAATGCCGGTGAAACGCATGCCGGGCTGCTGCCGGCGAGTGATGCCAACACGCGCGAGGGCATCACCGTGGTGCAGCTCGACAGCAGCCTGCTCGATTTGCCCGCGCCCAGCGCGCCGGCGCGCACGGCACGGGCGGTGGCGTCGCAACGAGCCAGCGGTGCAGCAGATTCTCTGCAGGCCAGCGAACGCGAATCCAATCGCGCGCAGGCAGCAGCGCCGCCGCCCGCGGCAGGCACCGGGAGCGCGCGTAGTCCGCAAGCAGCAGGCACGGCCGAGGCCGGTGACGCAGCAAACGAACCGAATGCTTTTCCCAATCTCGTTGAGCGCAGAGAGGAAAACAGCGCCACCGCGCAGACCACCAGTCTGGTGCCGCAGGCCGGCGGCCGCATTTATTTGCCCGGCTTGAACCGGCCGCGCTACAACGGCGCCTTGCTGTTTGTCAATGAGGCCTTGATCGGGCCGGTGCGCCAGGTTGCCGATGTCGGATTCTTCCTCCGCCCCGGCCAGTATACCATTGCGATCAAAGACAGCCTGGGCCGCATCATGCACCAACGCGCAAACATTCGAGTGCTGGAGGGTGACGTCAAACCGCTGGAATTCAACCGGCAGAACTAA
- the csm6 gene encoding CRISPR-associated ring nuclease Csm6, translated as MLGLHPKVLTETLYGLCVKRRIAITKVIGIASGVAKQKIVSELLNPVAGEFYKLCREYPECFTDIQFSAESVRVACLGGDEIADIANSRQSQAYLDLIMGSVMEMTTDKQFCLHTVVAGGRRTMSVYLAMVMQLLARPQDHMYHLFVAPWEAETNSDFFFPPRQSRPMTTYGGLAFDAKDVHVELVEIPFLRLRPHVPAELLRSPDYQDILAWVQREVNVAPQLLPLSIDVDQHRILIGAIPIPLEPAELAIYWYFVEKSAKRDERVARENYESYFEKPKADGHFSRQASARMKSLYETLVQRHGMRSRFLKAFSKEGRIDLEHLRPHFSNLKRKICERFPEEDFHRWYVVSAIGPRGDTCYGIRLDREFIRLPEARL; from the coding sequence ATGCTGGGCTTGCACCCCAAGGTGCTGACTGAGACCCTGTACGGTTTGTGTGTCAAACGAAGGATCGCCATAACAAAGGTGATTGGCATAGCGAGTGGAGTGGCAAAACAAAAAATCGTTTCCGAGCTGCTGAATCCCGTTGCCGGTGAGTTTTACAAGCTGTGCCGTGAGTATCCCGAGTGTTTTACTGATATTCAGTTCTCGGCGGAAAGTGTGCGCGTGGCCTGTCTCGGAGGCGACGAAATAGCGGACATCGCCAACTCACGCCAAAGTCAGGCGTATTTGGATTTGATTATGGGATCAGTGATGGAAATGACCACCGACAAACAATTTTGTTTGCACACCGTTGTTGCGGGCGGCAGGCGCACCATGAGCGTCTATCTCGCGATGGTGATGCAGCTTCTCGCAAGGCCGCAGGATCACATGTACCATCTCTTTGTCGCGCCGTGGGAGGCGGAGACAAATTCGGATTTCTTCTTTCCGCCCCGCCAATCGAGGCCCATGACTACGTACGGCGGTCTGGCTTTTGATGCAAAGGATGTGCACGTCGAACTCGTAGAAATTCCTTTCCTGCGTTTGCGGCCGCATGTGCCCGCGGAGCTGCTGCGCTCTCCCGACTATCAGGACATTCTCGCGTGGGTGCAGCGCGAGGTGAATGTTGCACCCCAACTCCTGCCACTCAGCATTGACGTTGATCAGCATCGCATTTTGATCGGCGCTATTCCAATTCCCCTGGAGCCAGCGGAGTTGGCAATCTATTGGTATTTTGTCGAGAAGAGTGCCAAGCGCGATGAACGTGTTGCTCGGGAGAATTATGAAAGCTATTTCGAGAAGCCAAAGGCCGATGGACATTTCTCCCGCCAGGCTTCGGCGCGTATGAAGAGTCTGTATGAAACTCTGGTGCAGCGCCATGGCATGCGCAGCCGTTTTCTCAAAGCTTTCAGCAAGGAAGGCCGCATCGATTTGGAGCATCTACGTCCCCATTTCAGCAATCTCAAACGCAAAATCTGTGAGAGATTTCCGGAGGAGGATTTCCACCGGTGGTACGTTGTTTCCGCCATCGGTCCACGCGGGGACACATGCTATGGCATTCGGCTGGATCGGGAGTTCATTCGGCTGCCGGAGGCAAGATTGTGA
- a CDS encoding FHA domain-containing protein, whose product MPKLVLKKKAEVLAEFQLKGANSVFTVGSEAGNDVVIADRQVSMHHLHIERQGNRYFVRDLKSAFGTQVNNRRLHDKTEIHDGDAIQLGDHTLVFRNPLEAEEAPAGDRAGRGSVNDFWSDVKDAVIDVVQGEATSPGERPREPHFFDIREPSDQDRIKRLDEAEEFKADSLKKELSEVLEQVSAEEEKDAFQAGREVEKSPYYLLAIYGPYLGKRYQVNFGETRIGRDGRLNDIVIRENRKGEVDPSISRRHATITYRDSKFHLSDKRSKSRTYLNQDMLSETDEWLITPGDEIEIVSDQQSTIFRFVAEGNWDFSYPRRAGAWWLRYRSLAMNIGAGVLTTIAFALAVLAWQARAVVTHTPDPLQVQSKIFTKIDLTDVEKNTVRLSKSDTRIPPKPLLADINADKYVDLVVTKSNGTLAAIDGRSRRRLWQSSGIVLDHSFPATAADLNDDGNDDLVALTADAHLVAIDGLHGAEIWTSPFFESKIIGPPVVGRFDRNDSPDVAVISADGKLEIGYSRIFKPEWVEVKMGLVSQAPLSTADLNNDGCDEILIGTDRGLVLIFDGAERRLAGTVDVNLSLNKLKGSYNEDNQIRYPVGVADLNGDQRPDLVVASMQGNLVTIDISERTPEGKIKARELWWSALAPAGMPVTEFNYPFSLGDVDGDGRSDVVVVGADSSLQAFSGAGREGQQQRSLWRVSSGSILHLPALFDFNKDRHTDVVIVELLGIIKILDGRNGGILWEEHKALKHPADMPLLADAGANNTMDILVLNYDGTVNDFRSNRRVAAGTIVWGQRYADATNRAAVTYVERTTGAYDATLIFSAGVILLANLGNFLLRQRRRKFAKS is encoded by the coding sequence ATGCCCAAGCTGGTTCTCAAAAAAAAGGCGGAGGTGTTGGCGGAGTTTCAGTTGAAAGGCGCCAACTCCGTTTTCACCGTTGGCTCCGAGGCCGGAAATGATGTGGTCATCGCGGACCGCCAGGTTTCGATGCACCACTTGCATATCGAGCGCCAGGGCAACCGGTACTTTGTGCGCGACCTCAAGAGCGCCTTCGGCACGCAGGTGAACAACCGCCGCCTCCACGACAAGACCGAAATTCACGACGGCGATGCGATTCAACTCGGCGATCACACGCTGGTCTTCCGCAACCCGCTGGAGGCGGAAGAGGCGCCGGCGGGCGATCGCGCCGGCCGCGGCTCGGTGAATGATTTTTGGAGCGATGTCAAAGACGCGGTCATCGACGTGGTGCAGGGCGAAGCCACCAGCCCCGGCGAACGGCCGCGCGAGCCTCATTTCTTCGACATCCGCGAACCCAGCGACCAGGATCGCATCAAGCGGCTGGATGAAGCCGAGGAATTCAAAGCCGACAGCCTGAAAAAGGAGCTTTCCGAAGTCCTGGAGCAGGTTTCCGCCGAGGAGGAAAAAGACGCCTTTCAGGCCGGCCGCGAAGTCGAGAAGTCGCCTTATTACCTGCTGGCGATCTACGGCCCCTATTTGGGCAAGCGCTATCAGGTCAATTTTGGTGAAACGCGCATCGGCCGTGATGGCCGGCTGAACGATATCGTCATCCGCGAGAACCGTAAAGGTGAGGTCGATCCCAGCATCTCCCGCCGCCACGCCACCATCACCTATCGCGACAGCAAATTCCACCTGAGCGACAAGCGCAGCAAGAGCCGCACGTATTTGAATCAAGACATGCTCAGCGAAACCGATGAATGGCTGATCACGCCCGGCGATGAGATCGAAATCGTGAGCGACCAGCAGAGCACGATTTTCCGCTTTGTCGCCGAAGGCAATTGGGATTTTTCCTATCCCCGGCGCGCCGGGGCCTGGTGGCTGCGCTACCGCTCGCTCGCCATGAATATCGGCGCCGGCGTGCTGACCACCATCGCGTTTGCACTCGCGGTGCTGGCCTGGCAGGCGCGCGCCGTGGTGACGCACACGCCCGACCCGCTGCAGGTGCAAAGCAAGATCTTCACCAAGATCGATCTGACCGACGTCGAAAAGAACACGGTCAGACTTTCGAAATCAGACACCCGCATTCCGCCCAAGCCGCTGCTGGCCGATATCAATGCCGACAAGTATGTCGATCTGGTGGTCACCAAAAGCAACGGCACGCTGGCGGCGATCGACGGCCGCAGCCGGCGCCGGCTCTGGCAATCGAGCGGGATCGTGCTGGATCACAGTTTTCCCGCCACCGCCGCGGACTTGAACGACGACGGCAATGACGATCTCGTGGCGCTGACCGCGGATGCGCATCTGGTGGCCATCGATGGCCTGCATGGCGCGGAGATTTGGACCAGCCCGTTCTTCGAATCCAAAATCATCGGGCCGCCGGTCGTCGGCCGCTTTGACCGCAACGACAGCCCGGATGTGGCGGTGATCAGCGCCGACGGCAAACTCGAAATCGGCTATTCCCGCATCTTCAAGCCGGAATGGGTGGAGGTGAAAATGGGATTGGTCTCGCAGGCGCCGCTGTCCACCGCGGATTTGAACAATGACGGCTGCGACGAAATTCTGATTGGCACCGATCGCGGGCTGGTGCTGATTTTCGACGGCGCCGAGCGCCGCCTCGCGGGCACGGTCGATGTCAATCTCAGCCTGAACAAACTCAAAGGCAGCTACAACGAAGACAATCAAATCCGCTATCCGGTGGGCGTCGCGGATCTCAACGGCGACCAGCGTCCCGATCTGGTGGTCGCCAGCATGCAGGGGAATCTGGTTACCATCGACATTTCGGAAAGAACCCCGGAAGGCAAGATCAAGGCGCGCGAGTTGTGGTGGAGCGCGTTGGCGCCCGCGGGCATGCCGGTGACCGAGTTCAATTACCCGTTCAGTTTGGGTGATGTGGACGGCGATGGCCGCAGCGACGTGGTAGTGGTGGGCGCGGACAGCTCGCTGCAGGCGTTTTCCGGTGCGGGCCGCGAAGGCCAGCAGCAACGCAGTCTGTGGCGCGTCAGCAGCGGCTCGATTCTGCATTTGCCTGCGCTGTTCGATTTCAACAAGGATCGCCACACCGACGTCGTCATTGTCGAACTTTTGGGGATCATCAAAATTCTCGACGGCCGCAACGGCGGCATCTTGTGGGAGGAGCACAAAGCGCTCAAGCATCCCGCGGACATGCCGCTGCTGGCCGATGCCGGCGCGAACAACACCATGGACATTCTGGTGCTCAACTATGACGGCACGGTGAATGATTTTCGCAGCAATCGCCGGGTGGCCGCGGGCACGATCGTCTGGGGCCAGCGCTACGCGGATGCCACCAATCGCGCCGCCGTCACCTACGTCGAGCGCACCACCGGCGCCTATGATGCCACGCTGATTTTCAGCGCCGGCGTGATCCTGCTGGCGAATCTCGGCAATTTCCTGCTGCGCCAGCGCCGGCGTAAATTTGCCAAAAGCTGA
- a CDS encoding protein kinase, with translation MEVAKVLDDKYEIIYEIKRGGFGVIYYGRDRLFDKPVAIKAIPPELIGEARYIDIFQAESLAIARLNHRNIVRIYDIRRGEGGQFYIIMEYVDGLDLGKLIRASRKEPALLPPSLAAYIVAEICAGLDYAHTRRDPDTHQPLHLIHQDISPGNIMLNRLGEVKIIDFGLASARRHQADNNRKNEVVVQGKLTYLAPEQVNGSGSLDQRADLFSLGVVFYEALTGQRLFKEQDAEAMIQHLRNGEWDISLLAENRMPAALINIVERAIQREPSQRFQSANQMYMELMSYLSQQAPAMDYAFELANRVERVAPARESRAAADAATEPAPLGGLVETPSAGQRLEEPANSSGFFVEENSTEAGFEAAPKTHASFQQSRLETEGGGGEKDEFEWSRGSARRDFPEELELTPEPEDADQRAKNGSEPQDVAFYKVIAEEEEEEEVRTIIDVIRLSARSHKKTILLTVGGVLAAFLLFTLVDTFTRWTGWGASIYDFLFPPAIRLVSFPPNAQVYLDDRLLPKTTPLAIEKISPGVHKLTLTLPRFEPITRSIQVAPQGRASIIGESASDQNLPYVFRFKTILEISSKPEGAEVFLNNVKYTQLTPCRVVWEVGDPLEIEMRKEGLSPLQGFTLNTLEGVETITDRRLWRFQRIEEQREHYALEGIFAKAITVTSVPDHAEIYVNDGTSPMGMTGYSNEILLATGSHTITLQKPGFLPKSFSITVDANTPSNYHEVLSRVVRIFAKDGSDPGDNDIGARVVELISGGQRVRTRSTTPCELTLLPYTYTAILSKEGYQDYTLTIPPTGNIAIARMEGERIDVEVVVQDEQTEAPLSGVQISYQPLSQPNAVPSFFGQTEESGTALNKLAPGQYRFRVKKFGYRLAVKELKVSATSKRLVFKLQSVS, from the coding sequence ATGGAAGTCGCAAAAGTTCTGGACGACAAATATGAGATCATTTATGAAATCAAACGCGGCGGATTCGGCGTCATCTACTACGGCCGTGACCGCCTGTTTGACAAACCGGTCGCGATCAAGGCCATTCCTCCCGAGTTGATCGGCGAAGCCAGATACATCGACATTTTCCAGGCTGAGTCGCTGGCGATTGCCCGCCTCAATCATCGCAATATCGTCCGCATCTATGACATCCGGCGCGGAGAGGGCGGCCAGTTCTACATTATCATGGAATATGTCGATGGCCTCGATTTGGGCAAACTCATCCGCGCCAGCCGCAAGGAGCCGGCGCTGCTGCCGCCCTCTCTCGCCGCCTACATCGTGGCCGAGATTTGCGCCGGCCTCGATTATGCGCACACCCGGCGCGACCCGGACACGCATCAGCCCTTGCATCTCATTCACCAGGACATTTCGCCCGGCAACATCATGCTGAACCGTCTGGGCGAGGTGAAGATCATCGATTTCGGATTGGCCAGCGCACGGCGCCACCAGGCCGACAACAACCGCAAAAATGAAGTCGTGGTACAAGGCAAACTGACCTACCTGGCGCCGGAACAGGTGAATGGCAGCGGCAGTCTCGATCAGCGCGCGGATCTGTTCTCGCTGGGCGTGGTTTTCTATGAAGCCTTGACCGGACAGCGACTTTTCAAAGAGCAGGACGCCGAGGCGATGATCCAGCATCTGCGCAACGGAGAGTGGGACATTTCCCTGCTCGCGGAGAATCGCATGCCTGCTGCTTTGATCAACATCGTCGAAAGGGCGATCCAGCGTGAGCCGAGCCAGCGCTTTCAATCGGCCAATCAAATGTACATGGAGCTGATGAGCTACCTTTCGCAGCAAGCGCCGGCGATGGACTATGCCTTCGAACTGGCGAACAGGGTGGAGCGCGTCGCGCCGGCGCGCGAATCGCGCGCGGCTGCGGACGCGGCCACGGAGCCGGCTCCGCTGGGCGGCTTGGTCGAAACGCCAAGTGCCGGCCAGCGCCTGGAGGAACCCGCTAACTCGAGCGGCTTCTTTGTGGAAGAAAACAGCACTGAGGCCGGCTTCGAGGCGGCGCCGAAGACCCACGCTTCGTTTCAGCAATCGCGCTTGGAAACGGAAGGCGGCGGCGGCGAGAAGGACGAGTTCGAATGGAGCCGGGGATCTGCGCGGCGGGATTTTCCCGAAGAGCTCGAACTGACGCCCGAACCGGAGGATGCCGATCAGCGCGCCAAGAACGGCAGCGAACCGCAGGACGTTGCCTTCTACAAGGTCATCGCCGAGGAGGAAGAAGAGGAAGAAGTCCGCACCATCATCGATGTGATTCGCCTTTCCGCCCGCTCGCACAAGAAGACGATTCTTCTGACGGTCGGCGGCGTGTTGGCGGCATTTCTGCTGTTCACGCTGGTGGATACCTTCACCCGCTGGACAGGCTGGGGTGCGTCGATCTACGATTTTCTCTTTCCGCCTGCCATCCGACTGGTATCGTTTCCGCCCAATGCCCAGGTCTATCTCGACGACCGGTTGCTGCCGAAAACCACGCCGCTGGCGATCGAGAAAATCTCACCGGGCGTGCACAAGCTGACGCTCACCCTGCCGCGCTTTGAGCCGATCACGCGGTCGATTCAAGTGGCGCCGCAAGGCCGTGCTTCGATCATCGGCGAGAGCGCCAGCGATCAAAATCTGCCCTATGTTTTTCGCTTCAAGACCATCCTGGAAATCTCCTCCAAGCCGGAGGGCGCCGAGGTCTTCCTGAACAATGTCAAATATACCCAACTCACGCCCTGCCGGGTGGTTTGGGAAGTGGGCGATCCGCTGGAAATCGAAATGCGCAAAGAAGGTCTCTCCCCGCTGCAGGGCTTCACGCTCAACACGCTGGAGGGTGTCGAGACCATCACCGACCGGCGGCTGTGGCGTTTTCAACGCATCGAGGAGCAACGCGAGCATTACGCGCTGGAAGGCATTTTTGCCAAGGCCATCACCGTCACCTCCGTGCCGGACCATGCCGAAATCTACGTCAATGACGGCACCAGCCCGATGGGAATGACCGGCTACAGCAACGAAATCCTGCTCGCCACCGGCAGCCACACCATCACGTTGCAGAAGCCCGGCTTTCTGCCCAAGTCCTTCAGCATTACGGTCGACGCCAACACGCCTTCGAATTATCACGAGGTGCTGTCGCGCGTGGTGCGCATTTTCGCCAAAGACGGATCCGATCCGGGCGACAATGACATCGGCGCGCGCGTGGTGGAGTTGATTTCCGGCGGGCAGCGGGTGCGCACCCGTTCGACCACGCCGTGCGAATTGACCCTGTTGCCCTACACCTACACCGCCATTCTCTCGAAGGAGGGCTATCAGGACTACACCCTGACCATCCCGCCCACCGGCAACATCGCGATTGCCCGCATGGAAGGTGAGCGGATCGACGTCGAAGTGGTGGTGCAGGATGAACAAACCGAGGCGCCCCTGAGCGGCGTGCAAATCAGCTATCAACCGCTCTCCCAGCCCAATGCCGTGCCTTCCTTCTTCGGCCAAACCGAGGAGAGCGGCACGGCACTCAACAAGCTGGCGCCGGGGCAATACCGCTTTCGCGTCAAAAAATTCGGCTATCGTCTGGCGGTGAAGGAGCTGAAGGTCAGCGCCACGAGCAAGCGCCTGGTGTTCAAACTGCAGTCGGTTTCCTGA